Genomic window (Elusimicrobiota bacterium):
GCGAAAGGCACGAAGAGCCTGGGCAAAAGCCCGGTCGGGATGCCGGGGCCATTGTCCTCGACCTCCAGCACGGCCCAGGAGCCGCGCCGGCGCAGGCTTACCAGGACCCGGCCCTGAGCCGCGGCGGGCCGGGCCGAGGACGCGGCGTGCGCCGCGTTGCGCAGGAGGTTGAGCAGGATCTGGTGCAGGTGGTTGGGGGTCACGGCCAGGGGTAGGTCCACGGCCCGGCATTCCAGGGTCACCGGCTGGGGCCAGTCGGCCTTGGCCAGGCGCTCCACTTTGCCCCAGACCTCGGTCCAGGACGCCCGCCGCTCCTGAGAGGGACCTGGAGAGGCGTAGTCCAAGAGCTCGGTCACGATGCCGTCGAGCCTGGCCACCTCCTCCTTGAGCACGCTCAGGTACTCCCCCCGCTCGGCCTCGGCCAAGGGACGGCCCAGCATCTCGGCCGCCCCGGCCATGGCGCTCAGGGGGTTGCGCACCTCGTGCGCCACGCCGGCCGCCAAAGTGCCCAGTTGGGCCAGCCGGTCCGCGTGGAGCAAGGCCGCCGCGGTCTCGGCCGATTCCACGGCCCGGCCCATGGCCGTGGCCAGCCTCTTGAGCCAGCGCACGGCGCCGAGGTCATAGAAGCCGTCGGCCGGCGCGCCCAGCAGGACCGCGCCCACCAGCTCGCCGCCGCGCGTGATGGGGGCCGCGGCCCGGGCCTGCCGGGCGCGCAGGGCCTCGGAGAGCGGCCGCATCCTGCGGTCGCGGTCCAGGCTGTCGAGGGTCGCGACCTCGTTCTTGGCGCTCAAGAGCGCCCATAAGGGCTCCGGCAGCTCCGGCCCCGCGTCCACACGGCGCAGCAGGCGCCGGGCCCATAGGAACTCGGCCTGGGCGCTCCACACATCTTGGATGGTCCGCCGCGCGGCCGCGGCCGCGGCGTCGAGGTCCGCGGCGCGCTCCAGACCGCGCTCCAGGGCGTCCAAGGACTGGTCGCGGCTCATCTGCCGCGCGAAGAACCAGCGGCCGGAGAGCCGGCTGAAGCGCTCCCAGGCCGTGGGCAGAGCGGCCATGAAGATCACGCTCAGCAGGAAGAAGTTCAGGAACAGCGCGCCCTCCACCTGCCGGGTGAGCCAGGCGATGCCCGTGAGGATGAGGCTCAGGATCAAGGAAGCGCCGAGCATGGTGAGCCCGCGCTTGACCGCCACGCCCAGGTCGAGGAGATGGTGCCGGTTGATGGCCGCCAGCACGATGAGGGAATACAGCGTGATGGAGAGGTTCCCCGGCTGGGGCACCTTGAGGCCCAGGAGCGGCAGGCCGTCCGCGAAGCCGCCGAACACCGCGAAACAGGAGGCCAGCAGCATGTAG
Coding sequences:
- a CDS encoding ATP-binding protein; this encodes MSWPISIALISALCNGSIGVLAYLRGRQTPLYRSFSLLNFCFAFWSLAYAGAWPDFSSSLHMKLLFSPLALIPAAALSFVWSFTGLPEGPRHRRTVPLYLAGAALLGLLWSGVMSWRVFRGAFLAGGLPIFLGCLFLLYQHWRRAEEPAERNRRGYMLLASCFAVFGGFADGLPLLGLKVPQPGNLSITLYSLIVLAAINRHHLLDLGVAVKRGLTMLGASLILSLILTGIAWLTRQVEGALFLNFFLLSVIFMAALPTAWERFSRLSGRWFFARQMSRDQSLDALERGLERAADLDAAAAAARRTIQDVWSAQAEFLWARRLLRRVDAGPELPEPLWALLSAKNEVATLDSLDRDRRMRPLSEALRARQARAAAPITRGGELVGAVLLGAPADGFYDLGAVRWLKRLATAMGRAVESAETAAALLHADRLAQLGTLAAGVAHEVRNPLSAMAGAAEMLGRPLAEAERGEYLSVLKEEVARLDGIVTELLDYASPGPSQERRASWTEVWGKVERLAKADWPQPVTLECRAVDLPLAVTPNHLHQILLNLLRNAAHAASSARPAAAQGRVLVSLRRRGSWAVLEVEDNGPGIPTGLLPRLFVPFAKSSSGGAGLGLATVKRLAELYGGRAWAENLQPGARFTVELPAA